GAATTAAAACAGCCATTACTTTTGTCTCTGATAATTTTTCAAGAAAGATACTTGGATGGAGCGTTTCTGAAAAGCATGGTGCCGACAATGTAAAAGCCGCATTATATATGGCTATTCAGACAATACAAAAATTTCATCCCGAACATATATGTGCAACTCTGGTAGCTGATGGTGGAAGTGAAAACCATGCTGTAAGTATTGAAGAACTCATAACTTCTACTCCCCATCCTGAAATAACCAAAGTTATTGCTTTAAAAGACATAGCTTTCTCTAACTCTCTCATTGAAGCTGTCAATAAAATCATGAAGCGTTATATCAGACATGACCTGCCACAATCTTTCAAAGAACTTTTGAACTGCATTATAAGATGTAT
This DNA window, taken from Sporocytophaga myxococcoides, encodes the following:
- a CDS encoding DDE-type integrase/transposase/recombinase; this encodes MVSTRPNQFLHVDTTFYTLPDGIKTAITFVSDNFSRKILGWSVSEKHGADNVKAALYMAIQTIQKFHPEHICATLVADGGSENHAVSIEELITSTPHPEITKVIALKDIAFSNSLIEAVNKIMKRYIRHDLPQSFKELLNCIIRCIEDYIIFRPHYALNGLTPIEAYTQKLPDMDFSEQTRQAKAMRLELNRKSTCPKC